Genomic window (Streptomyces sp. RerS4):
CGATGCCGGCCGAGGCGAGCAGGATCGGTGCGGTGGAGTCCCGGAGCACGAGGTCCCCGTACGGGGCCGACACGCGCAGGGTGTCACCGGGGCGGACCCGGGTGTGCAGGTGGTGCGACACCTCGCCGTCGGGGCCCCCGGCCGCCGCGCCGTGGACCCGCTTGACGGTGATCGCCCGGACCGGGGAGCCGGGGGCGGTGGAGAGGCTGTACTGGCGGATCTGCCGGGCCCCGTCGGGGAGTTCGACCTGCACGGAGACGTACTGGCCGGGCAGGGCCCGCGGGGCGGGGCCGCCGTCGGCCGGGACCAGGTGGAAGGTGACGACGTCCGGGGTCTCCTCGATCCGCGCGGCCACGGTCCACTCCCGCCACACGTCGCCGGCGAGGACCCGCTGCTCGGAGTGGAGGCGTTCCTCGATGGCGATGAGGGCGTTGGCCATCAGCCAGTAGACCTCGTCCCAGGCCTCGGCGACCTCGGGGGTGACGGCTTCTGCGAGGACCTCGGCGATGGCCGCGAAGAGGTGCGTGTGCACGATCGGGTACTGCTCGCGGGTGACGCCGAGGGAGGCGTGCTTGTGGGCGATGCGGTTCAGCATCACGTCGGGGCGGGTGTCCGGGTGCTCCACCAGGTGGGTGGCGAAGGCCGCCATGGAGCCGGCGAGGGCCTGCTTCTGGAGCCCGGCGTTCTGGTTGCCGCGGTTGAAGAGGTCGCGGAGCAGGGCGGGATGGGCCGCGAACAAGTTCGCGTAGAAGAGCTCCGTGATCTCGCCGAGGGCCGCGCCGACGGCGGGCAGGGTGGCGCGTACGGTCGCGGCCGACTTCGCGGACAGCATGGAGGGCTCCTCGTCTAATTGGTATGACGCATTCATATTCAAGGGCGCGCTGAGGGGGTGCGGCAGTGCGCGATTCTGTTCGGCCGGCCGGGGTCTACTCGGCCATCCCGTCCCCGGGTCCGGTCCGCGAGCCGCCGGCCGAAAGGGCCAGCAGGACGGGGCCCGTCGGGGTCGCCACCAGCTCGTTCACCGTCAGCGGGTCGAGGGCGGCGTAGAAGGCCTCTTGCGCCCGGCGCAGCGCCCCGCGCAGGACGCACGCCCCGCGCAGCGGGCACGGGACGTTCCCGTCGCAGTCCACGACGTCGCCCGAACCCTCCAGCTCGCGCACCACCCCGCCCACCGAGGCCGCGCGCCCCGCCGGGGTGAGGGCGAGCCCGCCGCCCCGGCCGCGCCGGGCCTCGACCAGACCGAGGTGTTGCAGTCGGGCCACGACCTTCGCGGTGTGGGTGTACGGGACCTCCATGCTCGCCGCGACCTCGCGCGTCGTCGGGAGGTCGCTCTCCTCGACGGCCAGGCGCATCAGGACGCGCAGCGCCAGGTCGGTGAATCGGGTCAGCCGCATGGCGTCAGCGTAGAAAACTTGCATCGTAGATACAAGTTAAACGGGTGGGGGAGGGTGAGGGGGGGTGAACCCTGCAAGATGCCCACACCCGTACGGAGTAGTCCCACCCTTTTGTGTAATGGCCACGCCACGTTGCGTGCTGGAAGTGTTCCGTCCGTAGACCATGGAGTGATCGAAAGGGAAAGACATGTCGGTCCAGGCTGGTTCCGAGTCCGAAGCCCAGACACCGCAACGAAGTCTCGGTACCTCGGCCGCGCGGAACTTGGCGACCACGACCAAGTCCACGCCGCAGATGCAGGAGATCACCTCGCGGTGGCTGCTGAAGATGCTCCCGTGGGTCTCCGTGCAGGGTGGCACGTACCGCGTCAACCGACGACTGACCTACTCCGTCGGCAACGGGATCGTGGAGTTCGTCAAGACCGGCACCCAGGTCCAGGTCATCCCCGCCGAACTCGGCGAACTCCCGCTCCTGCGCGGCTACGAGGACGAGGCGGTCCTGACCGAACTCGCCGCCCGCTGCCGCCAGATCGACTTCGAACCCGGCCAGGAGCTGACCTCCTTCGGCAGCCCTTCCGACCAGGTCTTCCTCCTCGCCCACGGCCGCGTCGACCAGATCGGCCCCGGCCCCTACGGCGACGACGCGGTCCTGCGCACCGTCGCCGACGGCGCCTTCTTCGGCGAGGACGCCCTCACCGAGGAAGAGGC
Coding sequences:
- a CDS encoding Rrf2 family transcriptional regulator, coding for MRLTRFTDLALRVLMRLAVEESDLPTTREVAASMEVPYTHTAKVVARLQHLGLVEARRGRGGGLALTPAGRAASVGGVVRELEGSGDVVDCDGNVPCPLRGACVLRGALRRAQEAFYAALDPLTVNELVATPTGPVLLALSAGGSRTGPGDGMAE
- a CDS encoding globin domain-containing protein, which produces MLSAKSAATVRATLPAVGAALGEITELFYANLFAAHPALLRDLFNRGNQNAGLQKQALAGSMAAFATHLVEHPDTRPDVMLNRIAHKHASLGVTREQYPIVHTHLFAAIAEVLAEAVTPEVAEAWDEVYWLMANALIAIEERLHSEQRVLAGDVWREWTVAARIEETPDVVTFHLVPADGGPAPRALPGQYVSVQVELPDGARQIRQYSLSTAPGSPVRAITVKRVHGAAAGGPDGEVSHHLHTRVRPGDTLRVSAPYGDLVLRDSTAPILLASAGIGCTPMLSMLEHLADTAYASPVTVVHADRTPGEHALRADHRALTHKLPDAAAHFWYEADAEPGDRAGHMDLTDIAVSPGTRAYLCGPLPFMRAVREQLLAKGVPAADIHYEVFGPDLWLASTSA